The Mucilaginibacter terrae region CTTTAAAAAAGGTAAACCTACAAAGCCTACTTTGGCAGCTCAAAACACATCAGCTCGTAACAAGTTATGGCAAATCAGTGAGCGTTTAACCGAAAGGTTTCTGCAGGCAAATCAAATTTAATTGTTTTGAGCTTCAAGTAAATCGCGCAATTCTTCAATCAGGGCAATTTGTGCGGGGTTAATTTTAATACGCGCTTCTTCAACGGTAAACCAGTTGGCCCGGTCTATTTCAGGCACATCTATCCATTTGCCCGATTTGTAAGGATATTCCATTTTAAAAGTGTTGCTCACAATTTTCTCATGGTCAGCATTGCCCTCAACGGCCCAGGCATGTACCATTTTACCGCCTTTTTGCTTAATGGGTTTTAGCGGAACAAAAATACTTCCGTTTACAGGCAGGCCGGTTTCTTCTTCAAACTCGCGTTTGGCGGCGGTTAGCGGTTCTTCATCTTCCGCGTATTCTCCTTTGGGGATGCTCCACACACCATCATCTTTACGTACATAATATGGTCCGCCCGGATGCACCAGGAATACCTGTAATTCATTTTTGTTTAGGCGGTAGAGTAATAGTCCGGCGCTTTGCTTGGGCATGTTAAATGTAAATGATGTGTTAAGATTTGTTAAACGAATGTTTTATCGATCTATAAATGCTAAATTAGTTTAACCAATCTGCATCTCATGAAAACCGGCTTGTTTATTTTATTACTGTTTGTTTCAACTTCGGGGTTTGCGCAACGCATAACCGGCGTAGTTATAGACCGTTTAACCCGCCTGCCCGTTTATAATGCCAAGATTGAAACGCCTAAGGCAATAGCTTATGCCAATATGGAGGGCGTGTTTAGCTTATCGCCCGTTAAAAATGGTGATAGCTGTACAGTGAGTTACCAGGGTTATAAACTGAGCCGTATGGCCATCAGCTTTAAATCAATAAAAGATACTTTGCGTATATACCTCGATAAACCTTCGATATTGTTGAGTAATGTAAACGTATCAGGCAAGCGCGATTTTAAAACCGATTCGGTACGTAACCGGCAAATGTTTGCTAATATTTACAATTACAGGGGAGGAGGCTTAAAGGAAGCAATGATTGAAAAGGCATCTTTAGAGTATAAACCCAATAACTATATTGACGGTCCTAACAATACCCTCAATTTGGCCGGAATTAATGTTTTACAGGTGCTTAACTTGTTTAGTAAAGATAAATCTTCGAAACTGCAAAAGACCCTGATTGCCGATGAAGGAGAAAGCTATGTTGACCGCTATTTTACCCGCCGTAAAATTGCTGCATTAACTTCAATGAAAGGCGATTCGCTGCAAAACTTTATGGTGCGATACCGGCCCACAGTGTACCAGGTTAAAACCATGACCGATTATGAACTGGCCTTGTACATTAAAGCCAGCTATGCCGAGTACAAAAAACAGACTAAGTAAAGTAATCCTCAAACAACAAACGCTCCCGAAAAAGGAGCGTTTGTTGTTTAATACAATTGTTAATAAAGTTATGACGGAAATACCAGCAACGGCACATTTAAATCGTGCAATTCTGCCGTGTTATCTTTAGCGGTAAGCATGCTAAAATGATATTTATTATAGGTCATTACCAATAGATCAGTTTGCATGACATGCACTAACACGTCGGCTGCTTTTTTTACATTACGTTCTTTAATTTGATTGAACGAGAGGCTGATGTTATTAGGGTTAGGACCAACCACCTTACGATAGAGCTCTTTGGCGTATTCGGCTTCGGGCTCGGGTATACTGGCAACTGATATGTGCGCTATTGAAAGATTAGCTTGTACATTATGCGCCAGCTCCTTCAAAAAACCATTAATATTATTACGGCAGTAACGCAGATCGGCAATGTAGGCAAACTGTTTAAACAGGTTTAGCGGTGCATTACGGGGTATAAGCATTAGTGGGTAACAGCTTTTGGTAACCACCTGTGCCGATATAGTGTCAAGCGGTTCATAAATAGTATTTACCCCTTTAATTACCAATTGCACATCGTTTTTACCAGCCACCTCATGTATGGTGCGGTTATTAATATCCTCTTTACTTAAAAGATTAATTAACGGGTGCTCGGTCATGCTGCTTAAAACTTCCTGCTCGGTAGGTTTTACAAATTGTTGGGCACCATTTTTTTGTAGGTAAACTAACTGGCGGTTGGCATTCATGCTACTGGCATAATTGTCAATATTCCACACCAATAATTTGGCATTTAATGCAGTAGCCAGCATGGTGCCATAGGCTAGTGCATGTTCGGCTTCAGCCGAAAAATCATTAAGCAGTAGGATGTTTTTCATTGGGCCAGGTTTTATTATTTTTATTAAAGGCGATGGAAATAATGCGTGTAATAAGTTAGCTGATAAATGATGTGCATCATTACATGCATGCTATGCTTGCTTTACGTATGTAAGGTAACAACCGTATTTTAAAAAATGTTTACCTTAGTGTAATAAAAATTTAAAGTGTTGTGTGTTTTTACAAACCAATTATAATCTGATAAGTATATGGTTAACAACTATTAATAGGTTAAATAGTGTTTTAATAGTAATTAAGCAATTGTTTAATAAGTTAAATATTAACTATTGTGTTGCAATTTTATGTTTGACAAAGTTGTTTGAATACTTGAAGCATTAAAAGTATTCTGATCGTTTTGTTGGTTGATAAAAATCTAAATTCGCTAATAAATCAATAGGCTTAGTGTAATAAGTACGCATTGGTTCGTTTTTTAAAAAGCTACTATTGTTTAACTATGCCTGGTGCCCCAAAACCCAAATTGCATTGCGTAGAAACGTCAAAAATGGGTTAGCATAAATTTTATTAATCATCAGCGTAGCTAACACACAATCATTTATACTTGCACAAGTAAATGATAAGCAGTAACATATACCCGCAGTTGAACAAAACCCGCCTGGCACCCACGCCCAGCGGATATTTGCATTTGGGTAATGTGCTGTCATTTATTATTACGGCAACTCTCGCACAAAAATGCGGTGCCGGCATATTGTTGCGTATAGATGATATGGATCGCGAGCGGGTGCGCGACGAATACTTGCAGGATATTTTCGATACGCTTAACTTCCTGGAAATACCCTATACCGAAGGCCCCAAAGATGTACAGGATTTTAAAGATAGTTGGTCGCAACTGCACCGGATGGATGCATATAATGCCGCATTGGAGCAACTGAAGGAGCAAGGCGATGTTTTTGCCTGCCGGTGTTCGCGCGCGCAGTTACAACAGTATGCTGATGCCGGTTACCCTGGCACCTGTCTTCCGTTACATATAAGCCTGAACAATAAAAACATTAGCTGGCGATTGAATACGGCTAAAGATCAACTCACTTCAATTAATATTTTCCCTGGTTATATACAGCAAGAGGTTTTACCACCCGACATGCAAAACTTTGTGATACGTAAAAAGGATGGGTATCCCGCTTACCAATTAAGCAGTTTGTGTGATGATATACATTATGGAGTGGATTTAATAGTACGTGGACAGGATCTATGGGCATCAACCATTGCACAGCAGTACCTGGCAGGCAGGTTAGGGGCAGAGGGATTTAACAAAGCGGTCTTCTATCATCATCCTTTAATTAAAGATAGCAGCGGAGGAAAGCTGTCAAAATCAATGGGCTCCACATCGATTAAATTTATGCGGGAGCAGGGTTACAAACCTTCTGCCGTATTTAGCCAAATTGCTGCTCATATAGGCTTAAAAGGCAATTTTAATAACTGGCAGCAATTGGGAGATGCCTGTTTTGAAATTTATTCCACCACCTGATTTACCTGTTAATCATCAATTTGAAAAAAAATATAAAAAAAGTTTATTCTTCAGGCAACCTTCACCTCTTAAGCTACGTGTTGCTTATAAATGATGTATATTAACTGATATTAGGAACAGGCACCCTTACATTATATATGGGCGAAACGGAGTTAAACTCACTGATTAAGCTTTGTCTGAAAGAGGACAGGAAAGGTCAGAAAATGCTTTACAAGGCATTTTATGGTTTTGCCATGGGTATTAGTTTGCGTTATGCGGGCAACCGGTATGAGGCGGCCGAGATAATGAACCAGGCATTCCTGAAGGTATTTACCAACCTGCATAAGTTTGATCATGCCAAACCTTTTAAAGCCTGGCTGGGACGCATTACCATGAATACGGCTATTGATTACTATCGCAGTAATTTAAAAATGGCCTACATGGATGATTTAGAAAAGGCCGAGCATATAACCGATAACGAACTGCCCGACAAGCGCATAAATTACCAGGAACTGTTGGCCATGATTCAGCAATTGCCACAGGCCTACCGAACGGTGTTTAACCTTTATGCTATTGAAGGTTATACGCACGAGGAAATTGGCGAAATGCTGGGGATTAACGAGGGGACATCAAAATCAAATTTATTTAAGGCACGCGAGAAATTAAAGAAAATGATACTTAAAGCAGCAGAGATACCCGAAAACGGCACGAGTGGTACAAGCCAATCTCAAATAGTTGCTATAAGTACCGGTAACCTGCATTTAAGTTTCCTGAATAGCGGTATAAGAAGATGAAAGAGGGCGAGGAGAAAAATATTGACCGTAAATTCAGGGAAGGGCTTACAAATCCCGAAGACAACATTGTTTATAACGATGCGGACTGGGATGCTATGGAGGTACTTTTAAACGAGCAGAAGAAACGCAAAGGAATTATATACAGGTTGCCTTTTATGCTGGGTGCTGCTGCTGCAATACTCTTGCTGGCTTTAGCTTTGTTTTTCTTTTGGCCCGATGATAATAAGCATGGTAATTTAACAGGAGTTAAAAAGAGGCCTCAAACTGATAGCATAACATCTGTTAAAACCATAGATAAACTTCAACAAAAAGAGGAAATAGCAAAAGAGGAGCTGCCTGAAACTACTGTTGATGTTGATAGTGCACATACTAAAGTATCAAGAAACCAGCGGGAGCAATTAAGGGCGGTACAAACAAATAAAATCCGTACAGAAGCGATTGCTGCTACTGCTGGAGTAAAAAAGGTTAAGCGTTCTGCCAGTAATTTGACGTTTTTTGATGACATAAATAGCATTGATGATAGTAAGAATTTAACTGTTGTTTCGCCAAAATCTACAACTGGAAGTATTTCAGAGACAATAGCATCTGCTGAAACAGATAGTAATAAAATTAAAGCTTTATCTCAGCAAATATTAGCGGCTGTTAGCAATACACAAAACATTACCGTGCAAAAGACCGATACACCAGCGCAGGCCTTTGTAGTTCCGCATGTAAAAGAAAAAAAGAAACCATCAGAAGAAATTATCGGTGCAAAACATCCCATAGTGTTAAGTATCATTGCCGCCCCTGATTTTAACGGCGTAGGCAGCGCATTTAGTCGTACACAAATTGGCACCAATGCCGGGTTGCTGTTATCAGTAGGTATTACCCGTAAGCTTTTTATTACCACAGGCGCTGTTTATGCACGTAAGCCTTATATGGTGGGTATGGATAAATATAAAACCAGTTTTACATTTGGCACACAACCCAATGATGTAAGTGCCGATTGCCGGGTGTTGGATATACCGCTAAATATTGATTACCAGTTATACAACAAAGGGCGCAACCTGTTGAGCATTGGCACGGGCTTATCGTCGTACTTTATGCTGCGCGAGAATTATCACTTTAATTATAACCAATACTACGTTGGGCCGAGCGATTATAACATTAGGAACCAAAATAAACATATACTGGGCGTGGTAAATTTAAACGCCACTTATCAACGCCGCATTAATTCACAATTTGGCTTTAACGTGCAGCCTTACATGAAGCTGCCTATTACCAATATAGGATACGGACAAGTAAACTTAAAATCTACAGGGGTGGCCATTGGCGCAAGCTGGTACCTCAATACATCTGCCTCCAAAAAGTAGCACTATGAAATATATAGCAATTATTTTAATTGCGTGGTTAGGAACAAATCACGCAATACAGGGAACCTTTGTGTCAAAAAATGCCAAAGTGAGCATCTATTCCAAAGCTCCGTTAGAAGACATTGAAGCCACCTCGCAAAAAGGTACATCGGTGTTTAATGCCACTACCGGCGAACTGGCCTTTAGCGTGCCTATCCGCTCGTTAGTTTTCGAAAAATCGATGATGCAGGAGCATTTTAACGAGAACTACATGGAGAGCGATAAGTTCCCCAACGCCACATTTAAAGGTAAGATACAGCAACTGCCCGATCTAAGTAAAGATGGCACGTACCCGGTCAACGTGGCCGGTGTACTGGATGTGCATGGAGTAAAGCAAAACCGTACTATCCCTGGTAAAATAACGGTAAGCCAAGGCGCGGTGAGTATGTTGTCAGAATTCCAGGTGGCGTGTAAAGACCATAACATTGAGATACCTACGCTCGTGTTTAAAAAAATTGCCGAAAGCATCCGCGTGCAGGTTTCGGCTGCTTACACGCCTTATCAAAAGTAAATTCATATCACATCTATAAACAATCTCTCAAAATCACACTAAATGAAGAAGATTATTTTTATTGCCCTGTTGCTCACGGCGGGCTACGGCAATGTTAACGCACAAAAAACTAAAAAAGACACCACGGCGTCAGCCACCGATTCGTTGCTGAACTCATTGAGCGGGGATGATAAGGCTGAACCTGTAATTGCCACGTTCAAGGCCACCCGTCTCATTTTGAGTGAAACCTCGGAAACCATAAAAAAGAATAACCTCAATTTTATGGTGATACACCGCTTTGGCGATATAGGCGGTACCGACGGCGGCAGCAAAACCTTATGGGGGCTGGATAACTCGTCGGACATATTAATTGGTTTTGAGTATGGACTTACCAATAACCTCGATGTTGATTTTTACCGCAGCAAGTATGAGCAGTTGCTGGAGCTTGGGTTAAAGTATAACCTGGTTAAGCAAAAAAGCGATGATAGTATGCCTGTTGCCATTACCGTGTTGGCTAGGGCAGGACTAAAGCCTTACAAAGTAGAAACCAATGTATATGATGATTACGCTAACCGTTTAAGCTACTTCTACCAGGCTATTTTTGCGCGTAAGTTTTCATCAGCTTTTTCAATGCAGATCGCGCCATCATTTTTGCGCAATAACCTGCCGTTTCCGTACCTGGCAGGTAACGACAAGAATATCTTTTCACTATCGGCCGCTGGTCGCTTAAAATTCAGCAAGCGTATGGGTATTGTAGTTGATTATGCGCATCCGTTTTCTTCGTTCCGCCGCAATAGTAACAGCCCTAAGTTTTACAACCCGCTGGGCGTAGGTATCGAGATAGAAACCGGCGGCCACGTATTCACCATCAACTTTAGTAATTCGCAGGCTATATCGCCCATTAATTACCTGGCCGATACCGAATCGAATTGGACCAAAGGTCAATACCGCCTGGGCTTCACCATATCGCGTGTGTTCGATTTCAATTCTAAGCACAAAGGCACCAATAAGTATTAAT contains the following coding sequences:
- a CDS encoding YceI family protein yields the protein MKYIAIILIAWLGTNHAIQGTFVSKNAKVSIYSKAPLEDIEATSQKGTSVFNATTGELAFSVPIRSLVFEKSMMQEHFNENYMESDKFPNATFKGKIQQLPDLSKDGTYPVNVAGVLDVHGVKQNRTIPGKITVSQGAVSMLSEFQVACKDHNIEIPTLVFKKIAESIRVQVSAAYTPYQK
- a CDS encoding DUF5777 family beta-barrel protein, whose protein sequence is MKKIIFIALLLTAGYGNVNAQKTKKDTTASATDSLLNSLSGDDKAEPVIATFKATRLILSETSETIKKNNLNFMVIHRFGDIGGTDGGSKTLWGLDNSSDILIGFEYGLTNNLDVDFYRSKYEQLLELGLKYNLVKQKSDDSMPVAITVLARAGLKPYKVETNVYDDYANRLSYFYQAIFARKFSSAFSMQIAPSFLRNNLPFPYLAGNDKNIFSLSAAGRLKFSKRMGIVVDYAHPFSSFRRNSNSPKFYNPLGVGIEIETGGHVFTINFSNSQAISPINYLADTESNWTKGQYRLGFTISRVFDFNSKHKGTNKY
- a CDS encoding NUDIX domain-containing protein, which translates into the protein MPKQSAGLLLYRLNKNELQVFLVHPGGPYYVRKDDGVWSIPKGEYAEDEEPLTAAKREFEEETGLPVNGSIFVPLKPIKQKGGKMVHAWAVEGNADHEKIVSNTFKMEYPYKSGKWIDVPEIDRANWFTVEEARIKINPAQIALIEELRDLLEAQNN
- a CDS encoding glutamate--tRNA ligase family protein, whose translation is MISSNIYPQLNKTRLAPTPSGYLHLGNVLSFIITATLAQKCGAGILLRIDDMDRERVRDEYLQDIFDTLNFLEIPYTEGPKDVQDFKDSWSQLHRMDAYNAALEQLKEQGDVFACRCSRAQLQQYADAGYPGTCLPLHISLNNKNISWRLNTAKDQLTSINIFPGYIQQEVLPPDMQNFVIRKKDGYPAYQLSSLCDDIHYGVDLIVRGQDLWASTIAQQYLAGRLGAEGFNKAVFYHHPLIKDSSGGKLSKSMGSTSIKFMREQGYKPSAVFSQIAAHIGLKGNFNNWQQLGDACFEIYSTT
- a CDS encoding RNA polymerase sigma factor — translated: MGETELNSLIKLCLKEDRKGQKMLYKAFYGFAMGISLRYAGNRYEAAEIMNQAFLKVFTNLHKFDHAKPFKAWLGRITMNTAIDYYRSNLKMAYMDDLEKAEHITDNELPDKRINYQELLAMIQQLPQAYRTVFNLYAIEGYTHEEIGEMLGINEGTSKSNLFKAREKLKKMILKAAEIPENGTSGTSQSQIVAISTGNLHLSFLNSGIRR